A single genomic interval of Mobula hypostoma chromosome 7, sMobHyp1.1, whole genome shotgun sequence harbors:
- the LOC134348937 gene encoding vesicle transport protein SEC20-like isoform X4, with the protein MEFDRILFWDIRDSPGPLSLLTELNAKVKEMFHQLRLRIQDLEQMAKEQDKESDKQMLLAEVENHHKQMLSNQTAWRKANLACKFAIDIKEKDELFRSGDSSVRQRKMTKEGLVQTASSITESLMTISRMMSQQVQQSEESVQTLATSSRTVQDTNEEFKNMTGTIQLGRKLITKYNRREMTDKLLIFLALALFLATVVYILKKRLFPFL; encoded by the exons GATATCAGAGATAGCCCTGGGCCCTTGAGTCTTCTCACAGAACTAAATGCCAAAGTGAAAGAAATGTTTCACCAACTCAGACTTCGAATACAG GATTTGGAACAGATGGCTAAGGAACAAGACAAAGAATCTGATAAGCAGATGTTGCTTGCTGAAGTGGAGAATCATCACAAACAGATGTTAAG CAACCAAACTGCTTGGCGAAAAGCAAACCTGGCCTGCAAGTTTGCCATAGACATTAAAGAAAAGGATGAACTCTTTCGAAGTGGAGATTCTTCAGTTCGACAACG AAAGATGACAAAGGAGGGCTTAGTACAGACTGCCAGCAGCATTACCGAGAGCTTGATGACAATCAGCAGGATGATGTCACAACAAGTACAGCAGAGCGAAGAATCAGTGCAGACACTCG CAACATCCTCAAGAACTGTGCAAGATACAAAtgaagaatttaaaaacatgACAGGCACAATTCAACTGGGTCGCAAGCTGATCACAAAATACAATCGCAGAGAGATGACTGACAAACTGCTGATTTTCCTTGCACTGGCTTTGTTTTTGGCTACTGTTGTATACATTTTAAAGAAAcgcctttttccttttttataa
- the LOC134348937 gene encoding vesicle transport protein SEC20-like isoform X2, producing MTPTASQITCCLTWKDPLDIRDSPGPLSLLTELNAKVKEMFHQLRLRIQDLEQMAKEQDKESDKQMLLAEVENHHKQMLSNQTAWRKANLACKFAIDIKEKDELFRSGDSSVRQRKMTKEGLVQTASSITESLMTISRMMSQQVQQSEESVQTLATSSRTVQDTNEEFKNMTGTIQLGRKLITKYNRREMTDKLLIFLALALFLATVVYILKKRLFPFL from the exons GATATCAGAGATAGCCCTGGGCCCTTGAGTCTTCTCACAGAACTAAATGCCAAAGTGAAAGAAATGTTTCACCAACTCAGACTTCGAATACAG GATTTGGAACAGATGGCTAAGGAACAAGACAAAGAATCTGATAAGCAGATGTTGCTTGCTGAAGTGGAGAATCATCACAAACAGATGTTAAG CAACCAAACTGCTTGGCGAAAAGCAAACCTGGCCTGCAAGTTTGCCATAGACATTAAAGAAAAGGATGAACTCTTTCGAAGTGGAGATTCTTCAGTTCGACAACG AAAGATGACAAAGGAGGGCTTAGTACAGACTGCCAGCAGCATTACCGAGAGCTTGATGACAATCAGCAGGATGATGTCACAACAAGTACAGCAGAGCGAAGAATCAGTGCAGACACTCG CAACATCCTCAAGAACTGTGCAAGATACAAAtgaagaatttaaaaacatgACAGGCACAATTCAACTGGGTCGCAAGCTGATCACAAAATACAATCGCAGAGAGATGACTGACAAACTGCTGATTTTCCTTGCACTGGCTTTGTTTTTGGCTACTGTTGTATACATTTTAAAGAAAcgcctttttccttttttataa
- the LOC134348937 gene encoding vesicle transport protein SEC20-like isoform X3, which produces MASSNARRNYSQDIRDSPGPLSLLTELNAKVKEMFHQLRLRIQDLEQMAKEQDKESDKQMLLAEVENHHKQMLSNQTAWRKANLACKFAIDIKEKDELFRSGDSSVRQRKMTKEGLVQTASSITESLMTISRMMSQQVQQSEESVQTLATSSRTVQDTNEEFKNMTGTIQLGRKLITKYNRREMTDKLLIFLALALFLATVVYILKKRLFPFL; this is translated from the exons GATATCAGAGATAGCCCTGGGCCCTTGAGTCTTCTCACAGAACTAAATGCCAAAGTGAAAGAAATGTTTCACCAACTCAGACTTCGAATACAG GATTTGGAACAGATGGCTAAGGAACAAGACAAAGAATCTGATAAGCAGATGTTGCTTGCTGAAGTGGAGAATCATCACAAACAGATGTTAAG CAACCAAACTGCTTGGCGAAAAGCAAACCTGGCCTGCAAGTTTGCCATAGACATTAAAGAAAAGGATGAACTCTTTCGAAGTGGAGATTCTTCAGTTCGACAACG AAAGATGACAAAGGAGGGCTTAGTACAGACTGCCAGCAGCATTACCGAGAGCTTGATGACAATCAGCAGGATGATGTCACAACAAGTACAGCAGAGCGAAGAATCAGTGCAGACACTCG CAACATCCTCAAGAACTGTGCAAGATACAAAtgaagaatttaaaaacatgACAGGCACAATTCAACTGGGTCGCAAGCTGATCACAAAATACAATCGCAGAGAGATGACTGACAAACTGCTGATTTTCCTTGCACTGGCTTTGTTTTTGGCTACTGTTGTATACATTTTAAAGAAAcgcctttttccttttttataa